The following coding sequences lie in one Arachis hypogaea cultivar Tifrunner chromosome 9, arahy.Tifrunner.gnm2.J5K5, whole genome shotgun sequence genomic window:
- the LOC112711664 gene encoding uncharacterized protein, with protein sequence MESTQSRSDEAGSMAAEICSQIASIFSKPTHPYPPPLDVLVNELTAVASRKARVFLYGVGREGLMLKALCMRLAHLGLQAHLVFDMTTPPIAPGDLLVASAGPGGFSTVEAICSVARSNGGRVLLLTAQPERGSCVRHANAVAYVAAQTMADDEEGEGNELLPMGSLYEGALFVVFEMVVYKLREALDQTPEAVRSRHTNLE encoded by the coding sequence ATGGAATCTACTCAATCTAGGTCCGATGAAGCAGGTTCAATGGCCGCAGAAATCTGCAGCCAAATAGCATCCATATTCTCAAAGCCCACCCACCCGTACCCGCCCCCGCTTGACGTCTTGGTCAACGAGCTCACCGCCGTAGCCTCTCGAAAAGCCCGCGTTTTCCTCTACGGAGTGGGCCGCGAGGGCCTCATGCTGAAGGCCCTCTGCATGCGCCTGGCTCACCTGGGCCTACAGGCCCACCTGGTGTTCGACATGACCACTCCTCCCATCGCTCCCGGCGACCTGTTGGTGGCCTCCGCCGGCCCCGGGGGGTTCTCCACCGTGGAGGCCATATGCAGCGTGGCCCGATCCAACGGCGGGAGGGTCCTCCTGCTGACGGCCCAGCCGGAGAGGGGGTCATGCGTGAGACACGCGAATGCGGTGGCTTACGTGGCAGCGCAGACGATGGCGGATGATGAAGAGGGTGAGGGGAATGAGTTGCTTCCGATGGGGAGTTTGTACGAAGGGGCTCTTTTTGTGGTGTTCGAGATGGTTGTTTACAAGCTTCGAGAGGCGTTGGATCAGACCCCTGAAGCCGTTCGATCTCGCCACACTAATCTTGAGTGA
- the LOC112711666 gene encoding uncharacterized protein isoform X1 has translation MESMVQVAKGETAPFWTEERHVHFLNTMEASFVRTMLHRNGGDYYSGRWQLLRLDRHLPDSSESTLDSEESRNSKMKKKHEGSPSDSLLIGPRSRTEKRRSMRRRRRSSQLHISSMEEQVVPEIENGGAEDTAFVGEHHKH, from the exons ATGGAATCAATGGTGCAGGTGGCCAAGGGTGAAACGGCGCCGTTTTGGACTGAGGAGAGGCACGTGCACTTCCTCAACACCATGGAAGCCTCCTTCGTCCGCACAATGCTCCACCGCAACGGAGGGGACTACTACTCCGGTAGATGGCAGCTACTCCGGCTGGACCGCCACCTCCCGGACTCGTCGGAATCCACCTTGGACTCGGAAGAAAGCCGCAACAgcaagatgaagaagaagcatgAAGGCTCACCGTCAG ATTCGTTATTGATAGGTCCCCGATCCAGAACGGAGAAAAGAAGATCcatgagaaggagaaggagatcaTCGCAACTACACATTTCATCAATGGAGGAACAG GTGGTCCCAGAAATAGAAAATGGAGGAGCAGAAGATACTGCTTTTGTTGGTGAGCATCATAAACATTGA
- the LOC112711668 gene encoding uncharacterized protein, which yields MLKLVRQRLSLRNTHRDTETERSQVRMMVQLVLLYKAPLLHASLSLFLAFFIAFFRLPILFLYALQTYIHPDAQPSTSNGLRAAIRRPSAPEGPAPDLRKRSKNKDKLDFDEKNAQIFRLRLDHAHLQSRLYIDQYCVAFTVSFVTLSSLFLHSYLGSDTNSGFFVSGAFVPILLSSLSLYMWVMMLARLTFERSASRRSEKQLSVLFGIFGIFVGILGLDHTSSLLLDLHFAGLDGFWKVLLAAFMGFLSLVLFIPAARIARSFWLGTDQIRCNLSMITCGWFGRTILYANQLFVIFTALIWIKPLAEIFVNNSNFNNNNSKGGSEVGNAEKLLGNLGFSPSDFGNFRWWCLFGSSLLQIVALRPSLQMYLNEALLSWYQRLHASKVPDLDYSRAKMFLHNHYLCLVVLQFLGPPVLVLLFLGLSQIDVPSIANLPLLSDLLPSSTLVKGVALFLSWWITFLYAIFSSVMLLLHRHCVLYIS from the coding sequence atgttaaagctTGTAAGACAAAGACTCTCTCTCAGAAACACACACAGAGACACAGAAACAGAGAGGAGTCAGGTGAGGATGATGGTGCAGTTGGTGTTATTGTACAAAGCCCCACTCCTGCACGCTTCGCTCTCCCTCTTCCTCGCGTTCTTCATCGCATTCTTCAGGCTCCCAATTCTCTTCCTTTACGCTCTCCAAACCTACATCCACCCCGATGCCCAACCCTCCACCTCCAACGGCCTTCGTGCTGCCATTCGCCGCCCTAGCGCCCCCGAAGGCCCTGCTCCCGACCTCAGAAAGCGGTCCAAGAATAAGGACAAGCTCGATTTCGACGAGAAGAATGCCCAGATCTTCAGGCTCAGGCTCGACCATGCTCACCTTCAATCCCGCCTCTACATCGATCAATACTGCGTTGCGTTCACCGTCTCCTTCGTTACCCTCTCTTCCCTCTTCCTTCACTCTTACTTGGGTTCCGATACCAATTCTGGCTTCTTCGTGAGTGGTGCTTTCGTTCCGATTCTGTTGTCAAGTTTGAGCCTTTACATGTGGGTCATGATGCTTGCGAGGCTCACTTTCGAGAGATCCGCGTCCAGGAGATCCGAGAAGCAGCTCAGTGTTCTTTTTGGTATTTTCGGGATTTTTGTGGGGATTTTGGGTTTGGATCACACCTCTTCGTTGCTTTTAGACCTCCATTTTGCTGGTCTTGATGGGTTCTGGAAGGTTCTCCTTGCTGCATTCATGGGATTCCTTTCATTGGTGTTGTTCATTCCTGCTGCTAGAATTGCACGTTCCTTTTGGCTTGGAACTGATCAGATTCGTTGCAATTTGTCCATGATCACTTGTGGATGGTTTGGTCGCACCATCCTTTACGCAAACCAACTGTTTGTTATATTTACTGCTTTGATTTGGATTAAGCCTTTAGCTGAGATTTTCGTGAACAACTCAAACTTCAACAATAACAATAGTAAGGGTGGCAGTGAAGTTGGCAATGCAGAGAAATTGTTGGGAAACTTGGGGTTTTCACCTTCTGATTTCGGGAACTTTAGGTGGTGGTGCTTGTTTGGGTCTAGTTTGTTGCAGATTGTGGCATTAAGGCCAAGCCTTCAGATGTATCTGAATGAAGCTCTTTTATCTTGGTACCAAAGGCTCCATGCTAGTAAGGTTCCTGACTTGGATTATAGCAGGGCAAAGATGTTTCTGCATAATCACTACTTGTGCCTTGTggttttgcagttccttggcccACCTGTGCTGGTACTTCTCTTTCTTGGGTTATCTCAGATTGATGTTCCTTCTATTGCAAACCTCCCATTATTGAGTGATTTACTTCCTAGCTCTACATTAGTCAAGGGAGTTGCTTTGTTTTTGTCGTGGTGGATAACCTTCCTTTATGCAATATTCTCTTCAGTGATGCTTCTGCTTCATCGCCATTGTGTGTTATACATTTCTTGA
- the LOC112711662 gene encoding F-box/LRR-repeat protein At3g48880, producing MEDGDYSIRRWEDLDIDILVKIFQLLDIFELTAGIAHVCSAWRMACCDPLLWKTLDLSMLKSNFIKIPLEPFVYVDGRSDRKLTRLLKISLSLSRQSIMTLIFHFNLYVSDEQLTYTAERCPKLRRLVLPAWNRIKKTGMCKAIRGWKDLESLTMPSIANPPYLLEEISNHCKNFSELKIMGPCDIYFASSLVAFLPKLKVLSLRCSMLYKDVLIEILDRLQHLEVLNISHCILMEAVPPPQHKRVVREIDQSIRQKASRLREFITCMDDNCIMCNRTRTDEGLVRWYKYEEGLWKADEVRSLAL from the exons ATGGAAGATGGTGATTATAGCATAAGGAGATGGGAGGATCTGGACATagatattttggtgaaaatttttcAGCTGCTCGACATCTTTGAGTTAACGGCTGGCATAGCTCATGTTTGTAGTGCGTGGCGTATGGCTTGCTGCGATCCACTTCTTTGGAAGACACTTGATTTGTCAATGTTAAAATCTAATTTCATCAAGATTCCATTGGAGCCATTTGTTTATGTTGATGGACGGTCTGACAGGAAATTAACCCGCTTATTGAAGATTTCCTTGAGTCTTAGCAGGCAGAGTATAATGACTTTGATATTTCACTTCAACTTGTACGTGAGTGATGAACAGTTGACATACACTGCTGAAAG GTGCCCAAAACTCCGACGGCTTGTTCTGCCAGCATGGAACAGAATTAAGAAAACAGGAATGTGCAAGGCTATTCGCGGCTGGAAAGATCTCGAGTCTTTGACAATGCCTAGCATAGCGAATCCCCCATATCTTCTGGAAGAAATCTCAAATCACTGCAAGAACTTCAGTGAACTAAAGATCATGGGGCCATGCGACATTTACTTCGCTTCATCTCTTGTTGCGTTTCTTCCGAAATTGAAAGTCTTGAGCCTTCGATGTTCAATGCTGTATAAGGATGTTCTCATTGAGATCCTAGATCGCTTGCAACATTTAGAAGTGCTCAACATATCACATTGCATCTTGATGGAAGCCGTTCCACCTCCTCAGCATAAAAGAGTTGTCAGAGAAATTGATCAGAGTATCCGACAGAAGGCTTCTCGGCTGCGCGAATTCATCACGTGCATGGACGACAACTGCATCATGTGCAATCGCACAAGAACTGATGAAGGGCTGGTTAGGTGGTACAAGTACGAGGAGGGACTGTGGAAAGCAGATGAGGTCAGGTCCCTTGCACTCTAA
- the LOC112709492 gene encoding E3 ubiquitin-protein ligase ATL6, whose amino-acid sequence MLESKFKPKPLHLHFMLMLILILHQHGNGTEAQSPLQPVKPLSSNHNPRDPSTVLFIATILGTFIFVAAFVAFLRRCTEPYFTQQQSNITHLRCSCCNGGISPDILETFPIVFYSSIKDLRIRKEAPLECAVCLTEFAGNDTLRLLPHCNHVFHPPCIDAWLSSHVTCPVCRANLNQHPSQVAISVITQLSGYGEEEHEEDGSGNRAEQSVGGESIIEGSPLARDASEGQRNNEEDKGMPERAAKGKLGGKGRVLKRSNTTGHSVVEAGECMERYTLRLPEDVRRYIMVNHGVMMTQRSASYNAAESSKKGLCWSDTEGGSSRGKKCQSSVTGKGRVWKNNGGQ is encoded by the coding sequence aTGCTTGAATCCAAATTCAAACCTAAACCGTTACACTTGCACTTCATGCTCATGCTCATTCTCATTCTCCATCAGCATGGCAATGGCACAGAGGCACAGTCCCCGCTCCAGCCGGTGAAACCGCTTTCCTCCAACCACAACCCCCGGGACCCTTCAACCGTCCTCTTCATCGCCACCATCCTCGGAACCTTCATATTCGTCGCCGCGTTCGTAGCCTTCCTCCGCCGCTGCACAGAGCCGTACTTTACTCAACAACAGAGCAATATCACACACTTGCGCTGTTCCTGCTGCAACGGCGGCATCAGCCCCGACATCCTCGAAACCTTCCCCATCGTGTTCTATTCCAGCATCAAGGACCTCAGAATCCGCAAAGAAGCTCCGCTAGAGTGTGCCGTCTGCCTCACCGAGTTCGCCGGCAACGACACTCTTCGGCTGCTTCCACACTGCAACCACGTGTTCCACCCTCCCTGCATCGACGCCTGGCTCTCTTCCCACGTCACCTGCCCCGTTTGCCGCGCCAATCTCAACCAACATCCCTCCCAAGTCGCCATTTCGGTGATAACACAATTGAGCGGCTACGGagaagaagaacacgaagaagaCGGTTCTGGAAACAGAGCAGAACAGAGCGTGGGTGGCGAGAGCATAATTGAGGGGAGCCCGTTGGCGCGTGACGCGAGTGAGGGACAGCGGAACAACGAAGAAGATAAAGGGATGCCGGAAAGAGCGGCAAAAGGGAAGCTTGGTGGGAAGGGGAGGGTTCTGAAGAGGTCGAATACGACGGGGCACTCGGTGGTGGAGGCAGGAGAGTGTATGGAGAGGTATACGCTGAGGTTGCCGGAGGATGTGAGGAGGTACATTATGGTGAACCATGGGGTGATGATGACGCAGCGTTCGGCGAGCTACAACGCGGCGGAGAGTTCGAAGAAAGGATTGTGTTGGAGTGACACGGAAGGAGGTAGCAGCAGAGGTAAGAAGTGTCAGAGCTCTGTTACAGGGAAGGGAAGAGTATGGAAGAATAATGGAGGTCAGTGA
- the LOC112711663 gene encoding membrane steroid-binding protein 2 has protein sequence MEVQQIWETVKEAIVAYTGLAPATFFTLVALLFAVYYLVSVMFGSPAYEDYRRHGERDMEEEQMPPLKPPVQIGEVTEEELKAYDGTDPEKPLLMAIKGQIYDVSQSRMFYGPGGPYALFAGKDASRALAKMSFEDKDLTGDISGLGPFEIEALHDWEYKFMTKYVKVGTIKQTGRDLDVDAKPTEAAHSETPSHVDADKDE, from the exons aTGGAAGTGCAGCAAATATGGGAGACGGTGAAGGAGGCCATCGTGGCCTACACAGGCCTAGCTCCGGCCACTTTCTTCACGCTGGTGGCGCTCCTCTTTGCCGTTTACTACTTGGTTTCGGTGATGTTCGGGTCGCCAGCATACGAGGACTATCGGCGCCACGGGGAGAGGGATATGGAAGAGGAGCAGATGCCACCTCTGAAGCCGCCAGTGCAGATTGGTGAGGTGACTGAGGAGGAGCTCAAGGCCTACGATGGCACCGATCCCGAGAAGCCCCTTCTCATGGCCATCAAAGGTCAGATCTATGATGTCTCCCAAAGCAG GATGTTTTACGGACCCGGTGGACCCTATGCTCTTTTTGCAGGCAAGGATGCCAGCAGAGCTCTCGCTAAGATGTCTTTTGAAGACAAAGACCTCACTGGGGATATTTCTGGGCTTGGCCCATTCGAGATTGAAGCCTTACATGACTGGGAATACAAGTTTATGACCAAGTATGTTAAGGTCGGTACCATCAAACAAACTGGACGGGATTTGGATGTTGATGCTAAGCCTACTGAAGCTGCCCACTCTGAAACTCCCTCTCATGTTGATGCTGATAAAGATGAGTAA
- the LOC112711666 gene encoding uncharacterized protein isoform X2 produces MESMVQVAKGETAPFWTEERHVHFLNTMEASFVRTMLHRNGGDYYSGRWQLLRLDRHLPDSSESTLDSEESRNSKMKKKHEGSPSGPRSRTEKRRSMRRRRRSSQLHISSMEEQVVPEIENGGAEDTAFVGEHHKH; encoded by the exons ATGGAATCAATGGTGCAGGTGGCCAAGGGTGAAACGGCGCCGTTTTGGACTGAGGAGAGGCACGTGCACTTCCTCAACACCATGGAAGCCTCCTTCGTCCGCACAATGCTCCACCGCAACGGAGGGGACTACTACTCCGGTAGATGGCAGCTACTCCGGCTGGACCGCCACCTCCCGGACTCGTCGGAATCCACCTTGGACTCGGAAGAAAGCCGCAACAgcaagatgaagaagaagcatgAAGGCTCACCGTCAG GTCCCCGATCCAGAACGGAGAAAAGAAGATCcatgagaaggagaaggagatcaTCGCAACTACACATTTCATCAATGGAGGAACAG GTGGTCCCAGAAATAGAAAATGGAGGAGCAGAAGATACTGCTTTTGTTGGTGAGCATCATAAACATTGA
- the LOC112711665 gene encoding protein phosphatase inhibitor 2 — MKSRVRWDEANIVEIESTKPVRQKITEPKTPYHPMIDDEDSPSPIRGSFEECVDGEHCETNAISAFDDAASGSRKGTKESDGWTSSEDEAEAMEQDDDDKNLSFKEQRKAHYDEFLKVKELRQKASLVEDESDEDNNAELTKGKGSSDKSAVSAS; from the exons ATGAA ATCACGTGTAAGATGGGATGAGGCTAACATTGTAGAAATTGAATCAACCAAACCCGTGAGGCAGAAAATTACTGAGCCGAAGACTCCGTATCACCCTATGATTGATGATGAAG ATTCTCCATCTCCCATAAGAGGAAGCTTTGAGGAATGTGTTGATGGTGAACATTGTGAAACAAATGCCATATCAGCCTTTGATGACGCGGCTTCTGGTAGCAGAAAAGGCACAAAAGAGTCTGATGGCTGGACGTCGTCAGAGGATGAGGCAGAAgcaatggaacaagatgatgatg ATAAGAATTTGAGTTTTAAAGAGCAGAGAAAGGCCCACTATGATGAATTCCTCAAAGTTAAAGAGCTGAGGCAGAAGGCTTCTCTTGTAGAGGATGAAAGTGACGAGGATAACAATGCCGAGCTAACCAAGGGGAAGGGGAGCAGTGACAAATCTGCAGTGAGTGCTAGCTGA